From the genome of Haloplanus vescus:
CGATTGGCCGACACATGCCCGAGTGCGTCGAATGCGGGGCCGACGTGACCCTGCACGAGGATCTGGAAGTGGGAGAGATCGTCGACTGTGGGACCTGCGGCGCCGAACTCGAAGTCATCGGCGTCGACCCCGTCGAACTGGACGCCGCCCCCGAACTCGAAGAGGACTGGGGCGAGTAACGACTCGCGGTTTTTCTCGGTGCTGCAACTGCCGGTAGTCGCGTCGCTCGCGGTTCGACGGTCGATAAAATACCTCCCGCAGACACTCGGGGACCGAAAGTACCCCTACCAACTGCCCCCGACGGTCTGCGTCTCGTTACGAAAGGGTGGCCGCTATCGGTATATATCTTGTGTCAGACGAGAGTCTGACATCCCCGTTCGACCGGGTTAACGGCCCACACACGGGCGAGACACCCATGTCGGCTGGCCGACCATCGAGAGACGGCGGAATAAAGAGTTTTGCCGGGGTCGTGCGTACGGCGCTCCATGACCGAGTACACTGTCGAGTTCGTCGGCACCGGCGAGACGATTCAGGTACCCGAGAAGCGGACCATCCTCTCGGCCTGTATCGACGCCGGCATCGCCCAAGAGTACTCCTGCCGCGTCGGGATGTGTCTCGCCTGCTCCGCGAAAATTCTCGACGGTGAGGTGGTTCAGCCCGCCGCCCACGCCCTCACCGAGGAAGAGGCCGAATCGTACGCCCTGACCTGCATGGCTCGACCGAAGTCCGACCTCAAACTCGACCGCGGCAAGTACCCGCCGAGCATCGAAGACGCCGACACGATGGACGCGGCGGCCGCGGACGACGACTGACGCGATGGACGCCGACGCGCTCCGCACCGCACTCGAAACCGACTACGCCGACGAACTCGACCGACTCGGCTCGCCCGCCCTCCTCCAAGCCCTCTCCGGTGGCGACCCCGACCCGACAGCCCTGCTCGCCGCCGCCGCGGACAGCGAACACGCCGCCCGCGAGACGTTTCGCCAGTGGGTCGCCGACACCGCCGACCCGACGCTCCGTGAGACGTTCAACGCCGTCGTCGAACAAGAGGACGAGCACTTTCGCCGCGTTCGCGCCCATCTCCCCGACGACGCCACGCCCCCCGAGGGCGCTGGGCCAATGCACGCCTATCTCCGGGGTCGGACCGACCCGATTCAGCGCGTCGCCGGCGGGATGGTCGGGCGGACACTCGTCAGCCTCCGCACTCACGCACGGCTTATCGACTTCTTCGACGAACGTGGCGCGGCCGACCGCGCCGACCTCTTTCGCGACCTGCGCGCGGAGACAGAGGCGTGTCTCGAAGACGGCCTCGAAGCACTCGACGCCCGGGCCGACAGCGACGACTGGGACGCCGCCGAGGCCGTCGCTGGCTACACGATAACGCTGGCCGCAGACGACCTCAATGACCCGCGTTAGGGGCGGTTCACGTCCGGTGGTTCGCTCTCGAGGTCGCGGTTCGACGAGCGGTAGGTGCGGGTGACCGTTGCCGTGGTGACGAGGCCAGCCACGAGCGTCAACCAGAGGCGCGGGTCCACAGCTCCGACCAAGGGGAGATCCAACCAGACGGCGGCGGCGAGACCGACCGACAGCGCGGACACGCCCACGCAGAATCGCGTCCACGACTGGCGTGGCTCGTCGACGACGTCGAGATAGGCGTCTACGTCGGCGGTGACGTCCGTCGGCGAGATGCGACCGCTGTCGGCGTCGAAATCGACCAAGCCGAGGCGTTCGAGTTTGGGGACGTGCGACTGCTGGAGCGCCGTGTAGACCCGCTTTCGCTCCGCGGGGGTCACGTCCGCCACCGCGCAGTCGTTCTCCCAGGCGGCAATCCGGTCGGCCAGCGACCCGATGGTCGTCTCGCCGTCGTTCAGTAACGCGTACAGCGCGTATCGGCGACGGCGGTTCGACAGGACGTCGAACACCTCCTGTTCGGTCGGGTCGTCTCGGTCGGCCGTCTCCATTCGGCCGTTCGACTCGACCGACGTGTTTCCGCCCCGTTCCACCGATTTCCCCCCTTGGCTGCTCATCACTCGTTCTGTGCTTGGTACGCCTCGCAGCAACGTATTAAGCTTCTGGGCCGAATTATCTGCGTTGATACGCGATGCGAACCACAAGACACGAGGTAGTCGACGCCCTGTGGAGTGTATGAGCAATTATCTCGTCGCCATGGAGGCGGCTTGGTTGGTTCGCGACGTCGAAGACGTAGACGACGCCATCGGCGTCGCAGTGAGCGAGGCGGGCAAGCGCCTCAACGACCAGGACAAGGAGTACGTCGAGGTGGAGGTTGGCGTCACGCCCTGTCCCGCCTGTGGCGAACCCTTCGACTCGGCCTTCATCGCCGCCGACACCGCGCTCGTCGGCCTCCTCCTCGAAATCGAGGTGTTCAACGCCGACGGCGAGAACCACGCCACCCGCATCGCGAAAAGCGAAGTCGGGGGCGCCCTCCGTGACGTACCGCTCTCGGTCATCGAAGTCATCGAAACCGACGACGAAGAGGCGGCCTGAAGGCCGTCCGGGTGGTCGGCGTTACTCGTCTCGCGCTTTGAGCCACTCGTCGAGAAGCGTCCGAATCGCCGCGTCGCGGTTGTCGCGATGGTCGGTGAAGGCGATGTCGTCCACCTCGGCCAGCGTTTCGGCGTCCAACTCGACGGTCACAGACTCCATCTCCGCCAGTCCGTCTCCCTCGTCCATGGTGGTGTGGCACGCGAGCGGTCTACAAATAGGCCCGTCAGACGACCGTCCGGCGGACGTGTGACGCCTCAGTAGAAGTCCGATTTCGAGTCGTGGAACGGCGACGCCTCGTCGACGCGCTGAATCTTCGACGGCTCTCGGTGGCGG
Proteins encoded in this window:
- a CDS encoding ribbon-helix-helix protein, CopG family; translated protein: MDEGDGLAEMESVTVELDAETLAEVDDIAFTDHRDNRDAAIRTLLDEWLKARDE
- a CDS encoding DUF7344 domain-containing protein, which produces MSSQGGKSVERGGNTSVESNGRMETADRDDPTEQEVFDVLSNRRRRYALYALLNDGETTIGSLADRIAAWENDCAVADVTPAERKRVYTALQQSHVPKLERLGLVDFDADSGRISPTDVTADVDAYLDVVDEPRQSWTRFCVGVSALSVGLAAAVWLDLPLVGAVDPRLWLTLVAGLVTTATVTRTYRSSNRDLESEPPDVNRP
- a CDS encoding 2Fe-2S iron-sulfur cluster-binding protein; protein product: MTEYTVEFVGTGETIQVPEKRTILSACIDAGIAQEYSCRVGMCLACSAKILDGEVVQPAAHALTEEEAESYALTCMARPKSDLKLDRGKYPPSIEDADTMDAAAADDD
- a CDS encoding DUF555 domain-containing protein gives rise to the protein MSNYLVAMEAAWLVRDVEDVDDAIGVAVSEAGKRLNDQDKEYVEVEVGVTPCPACGEPFDSAFIAADTALVGLLLEIEVFNADGENHATRIAKSEVGGALRDVPLSVIEVIETDDEEAA
- the lysW gene encoding lysine biosynthesis protein LysW produces the protein MPECVECGADVTLHEDLEVGEIVDCGTCGAELEVIGVDPVELDAAPELEEDWGE